A portion of the Actomonas aquatica genome contains these proteins:
- a CDS encoding response regulator, with protein MLLLLAWAAARGVGAEPITRLDDIWAMSPAERAEEHPLRIEGRVGYVDRLWGNLWFEQNGEAQYGRLAGDPPAFENGMLFRLEGMYVPDEGLSAARTTLTVLGKAPPKEVLDVNGRVNEIARFDRRTVRLRGVADTQQLIDDEHLRIVLIVDQRPVVCWVPPDDPTDLPDFRGRVLEVTGVYSGRVDPSGNQSTIEIWVAEESQLEDRGAVAESAWFDGETLTVGELAQRPIGTRAVVTGVATRRAVGEGLLLRGADGDVWVRTIQEQVFGRQEPVVVAGTIAMDQTRRILDRALVQALPESEAKQVRQALATVPGRVEKIREMSRAQAEEEQQVELLGTVTWSVPGFDFFYLSDLTGGTRVRFDPQTSQPPALYKYLRLRGHTIAGPAGPEVMMHAMEDLGARGHPVPLPVTVRDALAGGVEAQWVEMRGFILGTESEGDWRRLRMTSPAGDFTVLLNSPVDFVATPGSLLRVRGVLETTRDERGLIEQVKLRTPFLHDIRLEEEAPADPFSLPLVPLTHLERRSVLEEMIRLRVAGRVVHARPNGSLVIEDRLGGVQVFLRAPGEPVVARGEVVEVVGILGRDGARAVLRDGLVRAADETLVPAPVSAHALGVSHLLDSRHDARLVQLEGRVVSRSETPREVRWRMVTDGVDWDAWWPRSAGKAPEGLRVGSVVRLTGVGGLVFGNTLRPESFELELRDAGDVEVLRRPNWLTVEGALYLMGGLAVLALLAAGAVLVLRRQVQRQTTLLREQLERQRELEGQLERDRRYRAVGALAGGLAHDFNNHLTTIIGNLSLLQMDPDLGEEQNETLQDAAKSARLARDLTSQLTTLAKGGAPVTRPMVVAYWVERAVRKALPAEWRLEVSPSEPEWVAQLDENQMARTLQILVSHQVRRVGGVGTLTLKVERVPDRRQLRICLSDGGAAPLAGVLESLFDPYGKSLYGDERFDMALAFSVVRRHNGELVARAHNGLEFEMRLPLWEPAPEEPAPAILPTAEPAKAPVQEPKAALNVLVLEDEPTVATVVDRMLHRLGHQVRVLPEGSALVELYAAEQAAGRKVDVVILDLTVPEGMGGLETLARLRQLDPAVWAVASSGYSHDPAMSQPREHGFSDVLRKPYQFADLLAVLQRVRDA; from the coding sequence GTGCTCCTCCTCTTGGCTTGGGCTGCGGCACGGGGCGTTGGGGCCGAGCCGATCACGCGATTGGACGATATTTGGGCGATGAGTCCGGCGGAGCGGGCGGAGGAGCATCCGCTGCGTATCGAGGGGCGGGTGGGCTACGTGGACCGGCTGTGGGGCAACCTGTGGTTTGAGCAAAATGGGGAGGCGCAATACGGGCGGTTGGCGGGAGATCCGCCGGCGTTTGAGAACGGCATGCTGTTTAGGTTGGAGGGCATGTATGTGCCGGATGAAGGCCTGAGCGCCGCGCGCACGACTTTGACGGTTTTGGGCAAAGCACCGCCGAAGGAAGTGCTGGACGTGAACGGGCGGGTGAACGAGATCGCGCGCTTTGATCGTCGCACGGTGCGTTTGCGAGGCGTGGCGGACACGCAGCAACTGATCGATGATGAACACCTGCGCATCGTGCTCATCGTGGATCAGCGGCCGGTGGTGTGTTGGGTGCCGCCGGATGATCCCACGGATTTGCCGGACTTCAGAGGTCGGGTGCTCGAGGTGACCGGGGTCTATTCGGGACGGGTTGATCCCTCGGGCAACCAGTCGACGATTGAGATTTGGGTGGCGGAGGAATCGCAGTTGGAGGATCGGGGGGCGGTGGCGGAGTCGGCGTGGTTTGACGGCGAGACCCTCACGGTGGGCGAGTTGGCGCAGCGCCCGATCGGCACGCGGGCCGTGGTCACCGGAGTCGCCACGCGACGCGCGGTGGGCGAGGGGCTGTTGTTGCGAGGGGCCGATGGCGACGTGTGGGTGCGCACGATCCAGGAACAGGTTTTTGGGCGGCAGGAACCGGTGGTGGTGGCGGGCACGATTGCCATGGATCAGACCCGGCGGATATTGGACCGGGCGTTGGTGCAGGCCTTGCCGGAGTCGGAGGCGAAGCAGGTGCGGCAGGCGCTGGCGACGGTGCCGGGGCGGGTTGAAAAGATTCGGGAAATGAGCCGGGCACAGGCGGAGGAGGAGCAGCAAGTCGAGTTGCTGGGGACGGTGACGTGGAGCGTGCCGGGTTTTGATTTTTTCTACCTCTCGGATCTGACTGGCGGCACGCGGGTGCGGTTTGATCCGCAGACCTCTCAACCGCCGGCCCTCTACAAATATCTGCGCCTGCGCGGCCATACCATCGCCGGGCCGGCGGGGCCCGAGGTGATGATGCATGCGATGGAGGATCTGGGCGCGCGCGGGCACCCGGTGCCGCTGCCGGTCACGGTGCGTGATGCGTTGGCGGGCGGGGTGGAAGCGCAATGGGTGGAGATGCGAGGCTTCATCCTGGGCACGGAGTCGGAAGGGGATTGGCGACGGCTGCGCATGACCTCGCCGGCCGGCGACTTCACGGTATTGCTCAATTCGCCGGTGGATTTTGTGGCCACGCCCGGATCGTTGCTGCGGGTGCGCGGCGTGCTCGAAACCACGCGGGATGAGCGTGGTTTGATCGAGCAGGTGAAACTGCGGACGCCCTTCTTACACGACATCCGTCTGGAGGAGGAGGCGCCGGCGGATCCGTTCTCACTGCCGCTGGTGCCGCTCACCCATCTCGAGCGTCGCTCTGTATTGGAAGAAATGATACGATTGCGGGTGGCCGGTCGGGTGGTGCACGCACGCCCGAACGGTTCGTTGGTGATCGAAGACCGTCTGGGTGGGGTGCAGGTGTTTTTGCGCGCGCCCGGTGAGCCGGTGGTCGCGCGGGGCGAGGTGGTGGAAGTGGTGGGCATTCTCGGGCGGGACGGCGCCCGTGCCGTATTGCGTGATGGTTTGGTGCGGGCGGCGGACGAGACGTTGGTGCCGGCACCGGTGTCCGCGCACGCGCTCGGGGTCTCTCACCTGTTGGATTCGCGGCATGATGCGCGTTTGGTGCAGCTGGAGGGACGGGTGGTGAGCCGGTCGGAAACCCCGCGGGAGGTGAGGTGGAGGATGGTGACCGATGGGGTCGACTGGGATGCGTGGTGGCCGCGGTCGGCCGGGAAAGCGCCGGAGGGCTTGCGGGTGGGCAGTGTGGTGCGGCTGACCGGCGTGGGGGGGCTCGTTTTTGGCAATACCCTGCGACCGGAGAGCTTCGAGCTGGAGTTGCGTGATGCGGGGGATGTGGAGGTGTTGCGGCGACCCAATTGGCTGACGGTTGAGGGCGCGCTGTATTTGATGGGCGGGTTGGCGGTGCTGGCGTTGCTGGCGGCCGGGGCGGTGCTGGTCCTGCGCCGTCAGGTGCAGCGCCAAACCACGTTGTTGCGCGAACAGTTGGAGCGGCAACGAGAGTTGGAAGGGCAGTTGGAGCGAGATCGTCGCTACCGCGCGGTGGGGGCTTTGGCGGGCGGGCTGGCCCACGATTTTAACAACCATCTCACGACCATCATCGGGAATCTCTCGCTGCTGCAGATGGATCCCGACTTGGGGGAAGAGCAGAATGAAACACTGCAGGATGCGGCGAAGAGCGCGCGCTTGGCCCGCGATCTGACCTCCCAATTAACGACCTTGGCCAAGGGCGGGGCGCCGGTGACCCGACCGATGGTGGTGGCTTACTGGGTGGAGCGGGCGGTGCGTAAAGCGTTGCCAGCGGAATGGCGTTTGGAGGTGTCGCCGAGCGAACCGGAATGGGTGGCGCAATTGGACGAAAATCAGATGGCGCGCACCCTGCAGATTCTGGTGAGTCATCAGGTGCGGCGAGTCGGCGGAGTCGGGACCCTGACGCTGAAAGTCGAACGTGTGCCGGATCGACGTCAGCTGCGCATATGCCTGAGCGATGGGGGGGCGGCGCCGTTGGCCGGGGTGCTGGAAAGTCTGTTCGATCCTTACGGCAAGTCGCTGTATGGCGATGAGCGATTTGACATGGCGTTGGCCTTCTCAGTGGTGCGACGCCACAACGGCGAACTGGTGGCGCGAGCGCATAACGGGTTGGAGTTTGAGATGCGGTTGCCTTTGTGGGAACCGGCTCCGGAAGAGCCCGCTCCGGCAATATTACCGACAGCAGAACCAGCGAAGGCTCCGGTGCAGGAGCCGAAAGCGGCGTTGAATGTGCTGGTGCTCGAAGATGAACCCACCGTGGCCACGGTGGTGGACCGGATGCTGCATCGGCTGGGGCATCAGGTGCGAGTGCTGCCGGAAGGCAGCGCCCTCGTGGAGCTTTATGCGGCAGAGCAGGCGGCCGGTCGTAAGGTGGATGTGGTGATTTTGGATCTCACCGTGCCGGAGGGCATGGGCGGGCTGGAAACCTTGGCGCGCTTGCGCCAATTGGACCCAGCCGTCTGGGCCGTGGCTTCGAGCGGATACTCCCACGACCCGGCGATGTCGCAGCCGCGGGAGCACGGGTTCAGCGATGTGTTGCGCAAACCGTATCAGTTTGCCGACCTGCTGGCGGTGTTGCAGCGGGTGCGTGACGCCTGA
- a CDS encoding thiamine pyrophosphate-dependent enzyme yields MSATAEAPTPEQPQLTKKALTADHPTWCPGCGDFAVLASFYRALEQLNYPHESIVTMAGIGCSSRFPYFVNSHGGHFIHGRSVPFSAGISLSRDDLKVFVFGGDGDGFSIGGNHLDHVARKNVNLTYVIMDNQVYGLTKKQTSPTSPEGFRSKTDPWGAIDQPINPMRKLVNSGATFVARSHATQVKHMVEMIKRAAEHPGFAVVEILSECVEFHPGAFDAANPRKGGGFEIIDEEAHDKTDVTAAMALASEPWPGKFGVYYEVQRPTKNALEAGLITKARAKHDNSDDATLLKQTFARMR; encoded by the coding sequence ATGTCCGCTACCGCTGAAGCTCCCACCCCCGAGCAACCCCAGCTGACCAAGAAGGCCCTCACCGCCGATCACCCCACGTGGTGCCCCGGCTGCGGCGACTTCGCCGTGCTGGCCTCCTTCTACCGCGCCCTCGAGCAACTCAACTACCCGCACGAATCCATCGTCACGATGGCCGGCATCGGTTGCTCCTCGCGCTTCCCCTACTTCGTCAACTCCCACGGCGGCCACTTCATCCATGGCCGCTCGGTGCCCTTCTCCGCCGGCATCAGCCTGTCCCGCGATGACCTCAAGGTCTTCGTCTTCGGCGGCGACGGCGACGGCTTCTCCATCGGCGGAAACCACCTCGACCACGTGGCCCGCAAGAACGTGAACCTCACCTACGTCATCATGGACAACCAGGTTTACGGTCTCACCAAGAAGCAGACCTCGCCCACCTCCCCCGAGGGTTTCCGCTCCAAGACCGACCCGTGGGGCGCGATCGATCAGCCCATCAACCCGATGCGCAAGCTGGTCAACTCCGGCGCCACCTTCGTCGCCCGCTCCCACGCCACCCAGGTGAAGCACATGGTCGAGATGATCAAACGCGCCGCCGAGCACCCCGGCTTTGCCGTCGTCGAAATCCTCTCCGAATGCGTCGAGTTTCACCCCGGCGCCTTCGATGCCGCCAACCCGCGCAAAGGCGGCGGCTTCGAGATCATCGACGAAGAGGCGCACGACAAGACCGACGTCACCGCCGCCATGGCCCTCGCCAGCGAACCTTGGCCGGGCAAGTTCGGCGTGTATTACGAGGTGCAGCGTCCCACCAAAAACGCGCTCGAAGCCGGCCTCATCACCAAGGCCCGCGCCAAGCACGACAACTCCGACGACGCCACCCTGCTGAAGCAGACCTTCGCCCGCATGCGCTGA
- a CDS encoding 2-oxoacid:acceptor oxidoreductase subunit alpha, which yields MPYPNPYQFMVSPNSPATPEGSASGAPKSINDVVVRLAGNSQDGIQTIGGFLARLAGRSAQEVMTYMTIPSTISGGPSIFQVRMGTGDILSSGDEADFLVAFYDHSYKNHIDHLRKGGILIYDTDHVEPELSPDYLAVGVPFTSATIEAVGGSAKEKGKNIFVLGLLCRLFDLDVAKLTGLIRERFAKFGEDVVRNTMLAFDAGYAWPAQNIREIYHKLATNDNDSGHPQITTDGNTAMTLGLITAGVRYGAGYPITPWSTIMETLRTELQKYGGLFVQAEDELGAIAYALGFAYAGHLSITGSSGPGLSLKMEALGWATMAELPLIIINVQRGGPSTGLPTNVEQSDLMQAIYGSHGDSPRVVLAPQNVEDCFYIALEAGRIAGEYSTPVIILTDQALSSRIEAFDEPDVDALMVTPDIDLTAKGADFKPYPIDALTRHAPPGTKIEGAPYPTVTGLEHDEHGHPSGNPAQHQKMTAKRRNKIKQLGKSLPRPEIHGDQDGDVLLVGWGSTFGPLREAVNRARKDGQKVGHIHLRHLNPLPPELERIFSRFRQVFVVEMNDQGLYGYGQLATLLRARYANPAIRSITKTDGLAFKVREILNGVAELSGSRYASVSGYPDV from the coding sequence ATGCCCTACCCTAACCCCTACCAGTTCATGGTCAGTCCCAATTCCCCCGCGACGCCCGAAGGCTCGGCCTCCGGCGCACCCAAATCCATTAACGACGTCGTCGTTCGCCTCGCTGGCAATTCCCAGGACGGCATCCAGACGATCGGCGGCTTCCTCGCCCGCCTCGCTGGCCGCAGCGCCCAGGAGGTCATGACCTACATGACCATCCCGTCCACCATCTCCGGTGGCCCCTCCATTTTCCAGGTGCGCATGGGCACCGGCGATATCCTCAGCTCCGGTGACGAAGCCGACTTCCTCGTCGCGTTCTACGACCACAGCTACAAGAACCACATCGATCACCTGCGCAAAGGCGGTATCCTCATCTACGATACCGACCACGTGGAGCCCGAGCTGAGCCCCGACTACCTCGCCGTCGGCGTGCCCTTCACCTCCGCCACCATCGAAGCGGTCGGCGGCTCCGCCAAGGAGAAGGGCAAAAACATCTTCGTGCTCGGCCTGCTCTGCCGCCTCTTCGACCTCGATGTCGCCAAGCTCACCGGCCTCATCCGCGAGCGCTTCGCCAAGTTCGGCGAAGACGTCGTGCGCAACACCATGCTGGCCTTCGACGCCGGCTACGCGTGGCCCGCCCAAAACATCCGCGAGATCTACCACAAGCTCGCCACCAACGATAACGACTCCGGCCACCCGCAGATCACCACCGATGGCAACACCGCCATGACCCTCGGCCTCATCACCGCGGGTGTGCGCTACGGCGCCGGTTACCCGATCACACCGTGGTCCACCATCATGGAGACCCTGCGCACCGAGCTGCAGAAATACGGCGGCCTCTTCGTGCAGGCCGAGGACGAACTCGGCGCCATCGCCTACGCGCTCGGATTTGCCTACGCCGGCCACCTCTCCATCACCGGCTCGTCCGGCCCCGGCCTCTCCCTCAAGATGGAAGCCCTCGGCTGGGCCACCATGGCCGAGCTCCCGCTCATCATCATCAACGTGCAACGCGGCGGCCCCTCCACCGGTCTGCCGACCAACGTCGAGCAGTCCGACCTCATGCAGGCCATCTACGGCTCGCACGGTGATTCGCCCCGCGTGGTGCTCGCGCCGCAAAACGTCGAGGACTGTTTCTACATCGCCCTCGAAGCCGGCCGCATCGCCGGCGAATATTCCACCCCGGTCATCATCCTCACCGACCAGGCGCTCTCCTCGCGCATCGAGGCCTTCGACGAACCCGATGTGGACGCCCTCATGGTGACGCCCGACATCGACCTCACCGCCAAGGGCGCCGACTTCAAACCCTACCCGATCGATGCCCTCACCCGGCACGCGCCTCCCGGCACCAAGATCGAGGGTGCGCCCTACCCGACCGTCACCGGTCTCGAACACGACGAGCACGGCCACCCCTCCGGCAACCCGGCGCAGCACCAGAAGATGACCGCCAAGCGCCGCAACAAGATCAAGCAGCTCGGCAAATCCCTGCCCCGCCCGGAAATCCACGGCGACCAGGACGGCGACGTCCTCCTCGTCGGTTGGGGCTCCACCTTCGGCCCGCTCCGCGAGGCCGTAAACCGCGCCCGCAAGGACGGCCAGAAAGTCGGCCACATCCACCTGCGCCACCTCAACCCGCTGCCGCCGGAGCTCGAGCGCATCTTCTCGCGCTTCCGCCAGGTCTTCGTCGTCGAGATGAACGACCAGGGCCTCTACGGTTACGGCCAGCTCGCGACGCTCCTGCGCGCCCGCTACGCCAACCCCGCCATCCGCTCCATCACCAAGACCGACGGCCTCGCCTTCAAGGTGCGCGAAATTCTCAACGGCGTCGCCGAGCTCTCCGGCTCCCGCTACGCCAGCGTCTCCGGTTACCCGGACGTGTGA
- a CDS encoding succinate CoA transferase yields the protein MNYPFPTLSPEEAAAMVQDKQTVGFGGFTAAGACKVVPLAIAAKAKAEHAAGRPFKLGVITGASTGKSLDGALAEAEAIAWRTPYQSDPTLRKSINEGRTQFFDLHLSAVQPTVRSGVFGKMDFAIIEASHVTAQGEIVLTTGVGGANTFARLADKIIIELNAHHPGDLMGFHDLYEPADPPLRRAIPIYSPTDRIGTTFIKVNPKKIAGVVMTNLADESGGFDAPDPITTQIGQNVAGFLANEIKTGRIPPSFLPLQSGVGNIANAVIGALGSHPDIPPFMMYTEVLQDSVVDLLESGKCAFASSCSLTLSPDRLKAFYANLEYYRSRVVLRPQEISNSPEIVRRLGLITINTAIEVDLFGNVNSTHVMGRDLMNGIGGSGDFTRNAHVSIYTCPSVAKKGAISTIVPFVTHLDHSEHSVQVVVTEHGVADLRGKSPHERAEVMINNCVHPDYRESLRGYLAASNRGHVQQTLHNAFGMHLAFLEGGDMRNVKWKV from the coding sequence ATGAACTATCCGTTTCCCACGCTCTCTCCCGAAGAGGCCGCTGCGATGGTCCAGGACAAGCAGACGGTGGGCTTTGGTGGCTTCACGGCCGCCGGCGCCTGCAAAGTTGTCCCGCTCGCCATCGCGGCCAAAGCCAAGGCCGAACATGCCGCCGGCCGGCCGTTCAAGCTCGGTGTCATCACCGGTGCTTCGACCGGCAAATCGCTCGACGGCGCGCTCGCTGAAGCTGAAGCCATCGCCTGGCGCACCCCGTATCAATCGGATCCGACGCTGCGCAAGTCGATCAACGAGGGCCGGACGCAGTTCTTCGATCTGCACCTTTCCGCGGTGCAACCGACCGTGCGCAGCGGCGTGTTTGGCAAGATGGACTTCGCCATCATCGAAGCCAGCCACGTGACCGCGCAGGGTGAGATCGTGCTCACCACCGGTGTGGGCGGCGCCAACACCTTCGCCCGTCTCGCCGACAAGATCATCATCGAGCTCAACGCCCACCACCCGGGCGACCTGATGGGCTTCCACGACCTTTACGAGCCGGCCGATCCGCCCCTGCGCCGCGCCATCCCGATCTACTCGCCGACCGATCGCATCGGCACAACCTTCATCAAGGTCAACCCGAAGAAGATCGCCGGTGTGGTCATGACGAACCTGGCCGATGAGTCCGGTGGCTTCGACGCGCCGGACCCGATCACCACCCAAATCGGTCAAAACGTGGCGGGCTTCCTCGCCAATGAGATCAAGACCGGCCGCATTCCGCCGTCCTTCCTGCCGCTGCAGTCCGGCGTGGGCAACATCGCCAACGCCGTGATCGGCGCGCTCGGTTCCCACCCCGACATCCCGCCCTTCATGATGTATACGGAGGTGCTGCAGGACTCGGTCGTCGATCTGCTCGAGTCCGGCAAGTGCGCTTTCGCCAGCAGCTGCTCGCTCACCCTGAGCCCCGATCGCCTGAAGGCATTCTACGCCAACCTCGAATACTACCGCTCCCGCGTCGTCCTGCGCCCGCAGGAGATTTCCAACAGCCCGGAAATCGTGCGCCGTCTCGGCCTCATCACCATCAACACCGCCATCGAGGTCGACCTCTTCGGCAACGTGAACAGCACGCACGTGATGGGCCGCGATCTCATGAACGGTATCGGTGGTTCCGGTGACTTCACCCGCAACGCCCACGTTTCGATCTACACCTGCCCGTCGGTGGCCAAGAAGGGCGCGATCAGCACGATCGTGCCGTTCGTGACTCACCTTGATCACAGCGAGCACTCGGTGCAGGTGGTCGTGACCGAACACGGTGTGGCCGACCTGCGTGGCAAGTCCCCGCACGAGCGCGCCGAGGTCATGATCAACAACTGCGTGCACCCCGATTATCGCGAATCGCTGCGCGGCTACCTCGCCGCCTCCAACCGCGGTCACGTGCAGCAGACCCTGCACAACGCGTTCGGCATGCACCTCGCGTTCCTCGAAGGCGGCGACATGCGCAACGTGAAGTGGAAGGTCTGA
- a CDS encoding thymidine kinase — protein MAKLYFYYSAMNAGKSTVLLQSSYNYQERGMRTMLFAPVIDQRAGIGRIASRIGLSAEANAFTNTDDLLRRVQSKHAEEDKGLACVLVDEAQFLTRKQVEQLCRVADELDIPVLCYGLRTDFQAQLFEGSAALLALADDMIELKTICHCGRKATMNLRVGPDGKGLRDGDQIEIGGNERYVSMCRRHYHEALTN, from the coding sequence GTGGCCAAGCTCTACTTTTATTACTCCGCCATGAACGCCGGCAAAAGCACGGTGCTTCTTCAGTCCAGCTACAACTATCAGGAGCGCGGCATGCGCACGATGTTGTTTGCCCCGGTCATCGACCAGCGGGCCGGGATCGGGCGGATCGCTTCACGCATCGGATTGAGCGCCGAGGCCAACGCGTTCACCAATACCGACGACCTGCTGCGCCGCGTGCAATCGAAACACGCCGAAGAGGACAAGGGTCTGGCCTGCGTGCTGGTGGATGAGGCGCAGTTCCTCACGCGCAAACAGGTCGAACAACTCTGCCGCGTCGCCGACGAACTCGACATCCCGGTGCTCTGCTACGGCCTGCGCACCGACTTCCAGGCGCAGTTGTTTGAAGGCAGTGCGGCCCTGCTCGCGCTGGCCGACGACATGATCGAGCTGAAGACCATCTGTCACTGCGGCCGCAAAGCGACGATGAACCTGCGCGTCGGTCCCGACGGCAAAGGCCTGCGCGACGGCGACCAGATCGAGATCGGCGGCAACGAACGCTACGTCTCCATGTGCCGCCGCCACTACCACGAAGCGTTGACCAACTGA
- a CDS encoding chloride channel protein — protein sequence MARLPVKTRGIVQTICFGLAAGGAAVAFHIAIHSIYTHGIERLTHESTEVFLVGSFIIIAVFSAISGWLLSAFCPDAAGSGIPQVKLAFWKDMGHIPFRVVWVKFIAGALTVGAGNSLGREGPSVQLAAGLSSQLSGVMGTPKHKRRLANAAGAAAGLAAAFNTPIAAVTFVLEEIIGDLNSRMLGSILLAAVVGALVAHGLLGEQPAFTLRGAGSPEWQVYLATPIVAAIAALAGVWFQKFALGLRAWNKKKHRVPPWLRCTLGGLAVWLIGSTVFLWTNHTGVFGLGYEDLSMALNDQMDWQSAALLLVAKLVATAVCYGLGAAGGIFAPTLFFGGMAGAALAGLIGLVFPLSTAGHVTLAVVGMCACLGAVVRAPVTGLLIVFEMTHEFAMVPALMVGGLVSLAIAKRFTKHNFYDVILEQDGQGVERVMPPRDLRSWQETAVSRAANFRPVMVRDLSRDAVVKLLEEHHHDCFPVVIDRKLQGAITREHLQRIVDFDEAPIIDPVATCRRDATIRDVQSKVIESPANMIVIVGGEDEVVIGIMTLHDILRAEILFTKD from the coding sequence ATGGCGCGATTGCCCGTGAAAACCCGCGGCATCGTGCAGACCATTTGTTTTGGTCTCGCCGCGGGTGGCGCCGCGGTGGCCTTCCACATCGCCATCCACTCGATCTACACGCACGGCATCGAGCGCCTGACCCACGAGAGCACGGAGGTGTTTCTGGTGGGGAGTTTCATCATCATCGCGGTGTTTTCCGCGATCTCGGGCTGGTTGCTCTCGGCCTTCTGTCCGGATGCCGCCGGCTCGGGCATTCCGCAGGTCAAGTTGGCCTTTTGGAAGGACATGGGGCACATCCCCTTTCGCGTCGTCTGGGTGAAGTTTATCGCCGGTGCGCTCACGGTGGGCGCGGGCAACAGTCTCGGTCGCGAAGGTCCGTCGGTGCAGCTCGCCGCCGGCCTGTCCTCCCAGCTGAGCGGCGTGATGGGCACCCCCAAACACAAACGTCGCCTCGCCAATGCCGCGGGTGCCGCTGCCGGTCTGGCCGCCGCCTTTAATACGCCGATCGCCGCGGTGACCTTTGTGCTGGAGGAAATCATCGGTGACCTGAACAGCCGCATGCTCGGTTCCATCCTGCTCGCGGCCGTGGTGGGCGCGTTGGTGGCTCACGGTCTCTTGGGTGAGCAACCGGCCTTCACGCTGCGCGGTGCCGGGTCGCCGGAATGGCAGGTGTATCTCGCCACGCCGATCGTGGCCGCCATCGCCGCGCTGGCCGGCGTGTGGTTCCAAAAGTTCGCGCTGGGACTGCGCGCCTGGAACAAAAAGAAACACCGCGTGCCGCCGTGGCTGCGTTGCACGCTCGGTGGCCTCGCCGTGTGGCTCATCGGCAGCACTGTCTTTCTCTGGACCAACCACACCGGCGTGTTCGGCCTCGGTTACGAAGATCTTTCCATGGCGCTGAACGACCAGATGGATTGGCAAAGCGCCGCCCTTCTGCTCGTCGCCAAACTCGTCGCCACCGCGGTCTGTTACGGTCTCGGGGCGGCCGGTGGCATCTTCGCGCCGACGCTCTTCTTCGGCGGCATGGCGGGCGCGGCGCTGGCCGGGCTCATCGGCCTCGTCTTCCCGCTGAGCACCGCCGGTCACGTGACGCTCGCGGTGGTGGGCATGTGCGCCTGCCTCGGTGCGGTGGTGCGCGCGCCGGTCACCGGTCTGCTCATCGTGTTCGAGATGACTCACGAATTTGCCATGGTGCCGGCGCTGATGGTCGGCGGACTGGTGAGTCTCGCCATCGCGAAACGTTTCACGAAGCACAACTTCTACGACGTCATCCTCGAGCAGGATGGTCAGGGCGTGGAGCGCGTGATGCCGCCGCGCGACCTGCGATCGTGGCAGGAAACCGCGGTGAGTCGGGCGGCCAATTTCAGGCCGGTCATGGTGCGGGATTTGTCGCGCGACGCGGTGGTCAAGTTATTGGAGGAGCATCACCACGACTGCTTCCCGGTGGTGATCGATCGCAAGCTCCAGGGCGCGATCACGCGGGAGCATTTGCAGCGCATCGTCGATTTTGACGAAGCGCCCATCATCGATCCGGTGGCGACCTGCCGCCGCGATGCCACCATCCGTGATGTGCAGAGCAAGGTCATCGAATCGCCCGCCAACATGATCGTGATCGTGGGTGGCGAAGACGAAGTCGTTATCGGCATCATGACCCTGCACGACATCCTCCGCGCCGAGATCCTGTTCACGAAGGACTGA
- a CDS encoding class I SAM-dependent methyltransferase — MSFDTLAPHYRWLEAAIAGPILQRARLAHLAVLDQAQHILLVGEGPGRFLRALRARRPDAQLTVLDASAAMLRQARRADPSPRTTLVQADLRTWTPRADAPRWDAVVTHCVLDCFAPESLHRVVNTLAAAAAPRADWLVTDFTVPPQRGWRRLRARGAHALMYGTFRLVTGLEARQLTPPDSNLQRAGFSLAARRTFNHGLLQADHWRRTEEIH; from the coding sequence ATGTCCTTCGACACGCTCGCGCCGCACTACCGTTGGCTGGAGGCCGCCATCGCCGGCCCCATCCTGCAGCGCGCGCGACTGGCCCATCTCGCCGTCCTCGACCAGGCCCAACACATCCTGCTGGTCGGCGAAGGCCCGGGCCGTTTTCTCCGCGCTCTGCGCGCTCGCCGACCCGACGCGCAGCTCACCGTGCTCGATGCCAGCGCCGCCATGTTGCGGCAGGCGCGCCGCGCCGATCCGTCGCCGCGCACCACGCTGGTGCAGGCCGACCTGCGCACCTGGACGCCCCGCGCCGACGCGCCGCGTTGGGATGCGGTGGTGACACACTGCGTGCTCGATTGTTTTGCCCCCGAATCGCTGCACCGGGTGGTCAACACCCTCGCCGCTGCCGCCGCGCCGCGTGCCGATTGGCTGGTGACTGATTTCACCGTGCCGCCGCAGCGCGGCTGGCGTCGCCTGCGCGCCCGCGGGGCCCACGCGCTCATGTATGGCACCTTCCGACTCGTGACCGGGTTGGAGGCGCGCCAGCTCACTCCTCCAGACTCCAACCTGCAGCGCGCCGGCTTCTCCCTCGCCGCGCGCCGCACCTTCAACCATGGGCTTCTCCAGGCCGACCACTGGCGTCGGACGGAAGAAATCCATTGA